From the Oryzias latipes chromosome 22, ASM223467v1 genome, one window contains:
- the LOC101166672 gene encoding RNA polymerase II elongation factor ELL isoform X2 → MSVLEEDRCYGLRSGKVSLASNQSVFHVKLTDSAARAISSLQDGKGCALHPSICFNGSQGRITIPCSDNKDEVRIFTFSVANVARSSPHGSFDCIRQFSNSAAEELSCLGVIQKKMTINATDDSYDKARQSMAQAEEETRSRGTIVIKNGGRYQGKKVTVRAPAPALAKLTKPKHSSHSLLSNIRRRISVSKKSPCPSNGKSGDVVQRPLRERIMHVLALRPYKRPELILRLQRDGLTGEEKDGLESALSEVAQLSGRDNTFVLKESFYKDLRKDWPGYTPGDQQLLKRVLVRRLFQPQQNLLTVPKAQVSPLRDTPNSSPAHRFKHSLVEDFTDVSTSKKPRISHLSNKSSCKRSLLTLNEQGNQRDTEGKAKDERWDSLDAEKLLDSLLATSNEETAKRLEPTESAQQASEGHATPQPNRSPSLVSTPDLQCTDQKGKEREKLKHILGWKTKKERRKDLSSDDESTDATQACTELNRGSDDAEAYADMSDYLSKYTSICSHSQRQSYKQDFNKEYSEYRDLHARIDHTTRQFLELESQLKQLHRGSLKYKTVHNKILQKYRKIKKSNPSYNQDKVRCEYLHNKLAHIKKLISDFDQQQLTADRSCPE, encoded by the exons ATGTCGGTGCTCGAAGAGGACCGGTGTTACGGTCTGCGCAGCGGTAAAGTCAGCCTCGCCAGCAACCAGTCGGTTTTTCACGTAAAACTCACTGACAGCGCGGCGAGAGCTATCAGCTCTCTCCAGGACGGCAAG GGCTGCGCTCTTCATCCGAGCATCTGTTTTAACGGAAGCCAAGGG AGAATCACAATACCTTGTTCGGACAATAAAGACGAAGTCAGGATCTTTACCTTCAGTGTGGCCAATGTTGCGCGGAGCAGTCCTCACGGGAGCTTTGACTGCATTAGGCAGTTCAGCAACAG TGCTGCCGAGGAGCTGTCATGCCTCGGAGTGATTCAGAAGAAGATGACTATCAATGCCACCGATGACTCGTACGACAAAGCTCGCCAGAGCATGGCCCAGGCAGAAGAGGAGACGCGCAGCCGAGGCACCATCGTCATCAAGAACGGAGGACGCTACCAGG GGAAGAAGGTGACTGTGCGAGCGCCAGCTCCTGCCCTGGCCAAGCTGACCAAACCCAAACACTCTTCTCACTCCCTCCTGAGCAACATAAGGCGGCGGATCAGCGTGTCAAAGAAGAGCCCCTGCCCATCAAACGGGAAGAGTGGCGACGTGGTACAGAGGCCTCTCAGAGAGAGGATCATGCATGTGCTGGCTTTGAGGCCGTATAAGAGACCTGAGCTGATCCTGAGGCTGCAGAGAGACGGACTGACGGGGGAAGAAAAAGATGGACTGGAGTCTGCGCTATCAGAG GTCGCCCAGCTCAGCGGCAGAGACAATACCTTTGTTCTGAAGGAGAGTTTCTACAAAGACCTGCGGAAAGACTGGCCGGGCTACACGCCAGGAGACCAGCAGCTTCTGAAGCGCGTCCTCGTCAG GAGGCTCTTTCAACCACAGCAGAACCTCCTCACAGTCCCCAAGGCCCAGGTCAGCCCCCTGCGGGACACCCCTAACTCCTCACCAGCCCACCGTTTCAAGCACTCTCTGGTGGAGGATTTCACTGACGTTTCTACCAGCAAGAAGCCCCGAATATCCCACCTGTCCAACAAATCCTCCTGTAAAAGGTCATTGCTGACGCTGAATGAACAAGGGAATCAAAGAGACACTGAAGGGAAAGCAAAGGACGAGCGCTGGGATTCGCTCGATGCTGAAAAACTTTTAGATTCCCTGTTGGCAACTTCCAATGAGGAAACGGCTAAAAGGCTGGAGCCAACAGAGTCGGCTCAGCAGGCCTCTGAAGGTCACGCCACCCCCCAGCCCAATCGATCCCCCTCCCTTGTGTCCACACCCGACCTGCAGTGTACCGATCAGAAAGGGAAGGAAAGGGAGAAGCTCAAACACATACTT gggtggaaaacaaagaaagaacgAAGAAAAGATCTGAGTTCAGATGACGAAAGCACAGACGCCACCCAGGCCTGCACAG AACTGAACAGAGGATCAGACGATGCAGAGGCTTACGCTGACATGTCGGACTATTTATC aaaatacacAAGTATTTGCAGCCACAGCCAGAGACAGAGCTACAAACAGGACTTCAACAAGGAGTACAGCGAGTACAGAGACCTGCATGCTCGCATCGACCACACCACGCGGCAGTTCCTGGAGCTGGAGTCTCAGCTCAAACAGCTTCACCGCGGCTCGTTGAAATACAAG aCAGTTCACAATAAAATCCTTCAGAAATATCGCAAAATTAAGAAG TCCAATCCCAGCTACAACCAGGACAAGGTTCGCTGTGAGTATCTGCACAACAAACTGGCTCACATCAAGAAGCTCATCTCCGACTTCGACCAGCAGCAGCTGACGGCAGACCGCTCGTGTCCAGAATGA
- the LOC101166672 gene encoding RNA polymerase II elongation factor ELL isoform X1, producing MSVLEEDRCYGLRSGKVSLASNQSVFHVKLTDSAARAISSLQDGKGCALHPSICFNGSQGRITIPCSDNKDEVRIFTFSVANVARSSPHGSFDCIRQFSNSAAEELSCLGVIQKKMTINATDDSYDKARQSMAQAEEETRSRGTIVIKNGGRYQGKKVTVRAPAPALAKLTKPKHSSHSLLSNIRRRISVSKKSPCPSNGKSGDVVQRPLRERIMHVLALRPYKRPELILRLQRDGLTGEEKDGLESALSEVAQLSGRDNTFVLKESFYKDLRKDWPGYTPGDQQLLKRVLVRRLFQPQQNLLTVPKAQVSPLRDTPNSSPAHRFKHSLVEDFTDVSTSKKPRISHLSNKSSCKRSLLTLNEQGNQRDTEGKAKDERWDSLDAEKLLDSLLATSNEETAKRLEPTESAQQASEGHATPQPNRSPSLVSTPDLQCTDQKGKEREKLKHILEGWKTKKERRKDLSSDDESTDATQACTELNRGSDDAEAYADMSDYLSKYTSICSHSQRQSYKQDFNKEYSEYRDLHARIDHTTRQFLELESQLKQLHRGSLKYKTVHNKILQKYRKIKKSNPSYNQDKVRCEYLHNKLAHIKKLISDFDQQQLTADRSCPE from the exons ATGTCGGTGCTCGAAGAGGACCGGTGTTACGGTCTGCGCAGCGGTAAAGTCAGCCTCGCCAGCAACCAGTCGGTTTTTCACGTAAAACTCACTGACAGCGCGGCGAGAGCTATCAGCTCTCTCCAGGACGGCAAG GGCTGCGCTCTTCATCCGAGCATCTGTTTTAACGGAAGCCAAGGG AGAATCACAATACCTTGTTCGGACAATAAAGACGAAGTCAGGATCTTTACCTTCAGTGTGGCCAATGTTGCGCGGAGCAGTCCTCACGGGAGCTTTGACTGCATTAGGCAGTTCAGCAACAG TGCTGCCGAGGAGCTGTCATGCCTCGGAGTGATTCAGAAGAAGATGACTATCAATGCCACCGATGACTCGTACGACAAAGCTCGCCAGAGCATGGCCCAGGCAGAAGAGGAGACGCGCAGCCGAGGCACCATCGTCATCAAGAACGGAGGACGCTACCAGG GGAAGAAGGTGACTGTGCGAGCGCCAGCTCCTGCCCTGGCCAAGCTGACCAAACCCAAACACTCTTCTCACTCCCTCCTGAGCAACATAAGGCGGCGGATCAGCGTGTCAAAGAAGAGCCCCTGCCCATCAAACGGGAAGAGTGGCGACGTGGTACAGAGGCCTCTCAGAGAGAGGATCATGCATGTGCTGGCTTTGAGGCCGTATAAGAGACCTGAGCTGATCCTGAGGCTGCAGAGAGACGGACTGACGGGGGAAGAAAAAGATGGACTGGAGTCTGCGCTATCAGAG GTCGCCCAGCTCAGCGGCAGAGACAATACCTTTGTTCTGAAGGAGAGTTTCTACAAAGACCTGCGGAAAGACTGGCCGGGCTACACGCCAGGAGACCAGCAGCTTCTGAAGCGCGTCCTCGTCAG GAGGCTCTTTCAACCACAGCAGAACCTCCTCACAGTCCCCAAGGCCCAGGTCAGCCCCCTGCGGGACACCCCTAACTCCTCACCAGCCCACCGTTTCAAGCACTCTCTGGTGGAGGATTTCACTGACGTTTCTACCAGCAAGAAGCCCCGAATATCCCACCTGTCCAACAAATCCTCCTGTAAAAGGTCATTGCTGACGCTGAATGAACAAGGGAATCAAAGAGACACTGAAGGGAAAGCAAAGGACGAGCGCTGGGATTCGCTCGATGCTGAAAAACTTTTAGATTCCCTGTTGGCAACTTCCAATGAGGAAACGGCTAAAAGGCTGGAGCCAACAGAGTCGGCTCAGCAGGCCTCTGAAGGTCACGCCACCCCCCAGCCCAATCGATCCCCCTCCCTTGTGTCCACACCCGACCTGCAGTGTACCGATCAGAAAGGGAAGGAAAGGGAGAAGCTCAAACACATACTT GAGgggtggaaaacaaagaaagaacgAAGAAAAGATCTGAGTTCAGATGACGAAAGCACAGACGCCACCCAGGCCTGCACAG AACTGAACAGAGGATCAGACGATGCAGAGGCTTACGCTGACATGTCGGACTATTTATC aaaatacacAAGTATTTGCAGCCACAGCCAGAGACAGAGCTACAAACAGGACTTCAACAAGGAGTACAGCGAGTACAGAGACCTGCATGCTCGCATCGACCACACCACGCGGCAGTTCCTGGAGCTGGAGTCTCAGCTCAAACAGCTTCACCGCGGCTCGTTGAAATACAAG aCAGTTCACAATAAAATCCTTCAGAAATATCGCAAAATTAAGAAG TCCAATCCCAGCTACAACCAGGACAAGGTTCGCTGTGAGTATCTGCACAACAAACTGGCTCACATCAAGAAGCTCATCTCCGACTTCGACCAGCAGCAGCTGACGGCAGACCGCTCGTGTCCAGAATGA